In Trichomycterus rosablanca isolate fTriRos1 chromosome 20, fTriRos1.hap1, whole genome shotgun sequence, one DNA window encodes the following:
- the dhrs13b.2 gene encoding tapasin, with translation MNIAFCGLVLGILCSADVSGSQSEHDVRWLPCQFRDETRQINVEGVNETKFHFRNAVLQFGNPGDHPVHNDAITFLVTTSKVDMRHYMKGGEDMVECEIHRYNTGGIVMRWPGFGAQDNDVWFTCVLHHTKGQFVLTTFLRHTPAQEGYQEKIQIGDQGILTTSASMIVLTNTPTVHVGLLKEQTLHCQFAVDHKSPNVTVEWRFQRRGERTLLFSHYSRTGKSQGSGVSVKTLGTGNASLKIPLATQSNEGTYMCSVLVPPLYGSNDITLSIQEPPRVSLNVDTSLSLPPGGEQKVVCNADGYYPLDVNIEWLQEPVGSNLLPVVLKNILYSSHRHNKDGTYSFSAFFLLQPSIDDSGSRYTCRVNHQALRTPIRKSFTLVITDEESALWYFLVFVFILVMVGILIWLLPQLFATKRQAPNKLW, from the exons atgaatattgCGTTTTGTGGGCTTGTTCTTGGAATATTATGTTCAG CGGATGTATCTGGATCTCAGTCTGAGCATGATGTCCGATGGCTGCCTTGCCAATTTAGGGATGAAACAAGACAAATAAATGTTGAGGGGGTAAATGAAACCAAATTCCACTTCAGAAATGCAGTGTTGCAGTTTGGCAATCCAGGAGACCACCCTGTACACAATGATGCTATTACCTTCCTTGTCACAA CTTCAAAGGTGGATATGAGACACTATATGAAAGGTGGTGAGGACATGGTGGAGTGTGAGATCCATAGATATAACACAGGAGGAATTGTCATGCGCTGGCCTGGTTTTGGCGCTCAAGACAACGATGTTTGGTTTACTTGTGTTCTCCATCATACTAAGGGCCAGTTTGTCCTGACCACCTTTCTcagacacacacctgcacaggaAGGCTATCAAGAGAAGATACAGATTGGAGATCAAGGAATTTTGACCACCTCAG CTTCCATGATTGTACTGACAAACACGCCTACTGTTCACGTGGGTCTTCTGAAGGAGCAGACGCTACACTGTCAGTTTGCTGTGGATCATAAGTCGCCAAACGTGACCGTTGAATGGAGATTTCAGCGGCGTGGCGAGCGCACTTTGCTCTTCAGCCACTACAGTCGCACTGGAAAGAGCCAAGGCAGCGGAGTGTCTGTTAAAACCCTGGGAACAGGAAATGCCTCTCTGAAAATCCCTCTCGCTACACAGTCTAACGAGGGCACATACATGTGCTCAGTACTTGTCCCGCCACTCTACGGCAGCAACGATATCACCCTGAGCATCCAAG AACCGCCACGTGTGTCACTGAATGTGGACACATCCTTGTCCTTACCACCAGGAGGAGAGCAGAAGGTGGTGTGTAATGCTGACGGCTACTACCCACTTGATGTGAACATCGAGTGGTTACAGGAGCCAGTGGGTTCAAACCTACTGCCCGTGGTTCTGAAGAACATTTTGTACTCTAGTCACCGTCACAATAAGGATGGCACATACTCCTTCTCGGCCTTCTTCCTGCTTCAGCCTAGCATTGACGATTCTGGGTCCAGGTACACTTGCAGAGTGAACCATCAGGCTCTGCGTACACCGATTCGCAAGAGTTTTACCCTCGTCATCACAG ATGAAGAATCAGCACTGTGGTATTTCTTAGTATTtgtatttatcctggtcatggtgggAATACTGATCTGGCTGCTGCCTCAGCTCTTTGCTA CAAAAAGACAAGCACCAAACAAG CTCTGGTAA